The sequence below is a genomic window from Curtobacterium sp. MCPF17_002.
CGACGACCTGAACCGCGAGAAGTACGGCGAGCGCCACACGAACACCCCGCCGGACATCCCCGGTGCAGCATCACCGTCCGCCTCCGCAGAACCGACCGAGGGAGCAACCCCGTGAGTGCCACCATGGGCAAGGACCACCTCGCCCGCGAGCAAGTCCGCCTGGACCGCTCACGTGGTCGGCGGATCGCCGGCCCCGGACTCGCCGCGCTCGTGCTCGGCATCGTCACCGTCGTCGTCCAGAGCACCTCGATCGACCTGCTCTGGGCCGGCGCGGTCTCCTCACTGGCGCTCATCGGTCTCATCGTGTGGACGGGCATCGCCCTGGCGAGGACCGACGGCCGCCGGCCACTCGCACGGACTGCGGGCATCGCCGGCATCGTCGTCGCGGGCTACGGTGTCTTCCAGTCGCTCGCCTTCGTCCTGGCGATGGTGCTGCTCGGCGGCGCAGTCTGATCCGCAGCAGTCCGACCCGCAGCGACGCTCGGTCCGACCGGAGACCCGAAGGAGCACCAGCATGGAGCACGTCGAGGTCGCGGTGATCGGTGCCGGCGTGGCCGGCCTGACGGCGGCCCGACTGCTGTCCGACGCCGGGCGCCGCGTGGTGGTCCTCGAAGCACGCGACCGCGTCGGCGGCCGGGTGCACACGGACCGTCGCGACGGCCTCGTCACGGACCTCGGCGCCTCGTGGATCCACGGCGTGGACGGCAGCGCAGTCGCCGACGCCGCGGCCGCGTTCGGGATGCGCACGACCGAGTTCACCGTCGGCGGCTACCAGGTCGACGGCCGGCCCATCACCTACCACGGCCCGGACGGCACCCGGCTCGGTGTCGAGGCCACGGCGCAGTTCGCCGCGGACGTGCACACCGTCGACCGTTCCCTGGCCGAGGTAATCGAACGGTCGGCCGCGACGGACAGCTACCACGACGTCGTCGAACGAGCCCTCGCGGAGCAGCGCTGGGACGCGGACCGGACCGAGCGGGTCCGCGAGCACCTCGAGCACCGCAGCGAAGAGCAGTACGGGGTCCCGAGCGCCGAGCTCGCGGCGCACGGACTCGACGACGACACGATCGACGGCGACGAGGTCGTCTTCCCCGACGGCTACGACGCACTGCCGGAGCACCTCGCCCGTGGCCTCGACGTCCGCCTCGGTCACGTCGTGCACGCGGTCTCCTGGGGGCCGGACGGAGTCGTCGTCACGAGCGACCGGGCCACCGTCCGGGCGGACGCGGCCGTCGTGACGGTGCCGGTCGGGGTGCTGCTGTCCGACGAGTTCACGATCACGCCACCCCTGCCCGAGCGGCACCGCGATGCCCTCGGCCGCCTGCGGATGAACGCCTTCGAGAAGGTCGTGCTCCGCTTCCCCACGCGGTTCTGGGACGACGACGTCTACGCGATCCGGCAGCTCGGACCGTCGGGGCGGTGGTGGCACTCCTGGTACGACCTCACTCGCCTGGACGGCGTCCCGACCCTGCTCACCTTCGCCG
It includes:
- a CDS encoding NAD(P)/FAD-dependent oxidoreductase, which gives rise to MEHVEVAVIGAGVAGLTAARLLSDAGRRVVVLEARDRVGGRVHTDRRDGLVTDLGASWIHGVDGSAVADAAAAFGMRTTEFTVGGYQVDGRPITYHGPDGTRLGVEATAQFAADVHTVDRSLAEVIERSAATDSYHDVVERALAEQRWDADRTERVREHLEHRSEEQYGVPSAELAAHGLDDDTIDGDEVVFPDGYDALPEHLARGLDVRLGHVVHAVSWGPDGVVVTSDRATVRADAAVVTVPVGVLLSDEFTITPPLPERHRDALGRLRMNAFEKVVLRFPTRFWDDDVYAIRQLGPSGRWWHSWYDLTRLDGVPTLLTFAAGPAARTIRGWTDEQVATSVLEQLRRLYGDRVGTPTSVHVTAWQDDPYARGSYAHMLPGSATNDHDDLALPIGGVLHLAGEATWTDDPATVSAALYSGHRAAVAVLGRDVSIARLHPASGSEPAPPQRLG